The following are encoded in a window of Collinsella aerofaciens genomic DNA:
- a CDS encoding phosphoribosylaminoimidazolesuccinocarboxamide synthase yields MERRPDSRGKVRDIYDAGENLLMVATDRISAFDFILPDEIPFKGEVLNRISAFWFDKFADIVPNHLVSIDPADFPEEFAEYRDYLAGRAMLVKKAQTIPIECIVRGYLTGSGKKTYDENGTVCGIQLPEGLTEASKLPEPLFTPSTKAEIGDHDENISFERCCEIVGEDIATQIRDLSLKIYKAAAEYAATRGIIIADTKFEFGVIDGKVTLIDECLTPDSSRFWPAASYEEGKIQPSYDKQFVRNWLKANWDMTGETPHLPAEVIDGTSERYREAFQIITGSQFTSMKENA; encoded by the coding sequence ATGGAGCGTCGTCCGGATTCCCGTGGCAAGGTTCGTGATATTTACGATGCCGGTGAAAACCTGCTGATGGTCGCCACCGACCGCATTTCTGCGTTCGACTTCATTCTTCCTGACGAGATTCCGTTTAAGGGAGAGGTACTCAATCGCATCTCGGCATTCTGGTTCGATAAGTTTGCCGACATCGTCCCCAACCATCTCGTTTCCATCGACCCGGCGGATTTCCCCGAGGAGTTTGCTGAGTATCGTGACTACCTCGCTGGCCGCGCCATGCTGGTTAAGAAGGCCCAGACGATTCCTATCGAGTGCATCGTCCGCGGCTATCTGACCGGTTCGGGCAAGAAGACCTACGACGAGAACGGCACCGTCTGCGGCATCCAGCTGCCTGAGGGCCTGACCGAGGCTTCCAAGCTTCCTGAGCCGCTGTTCACGCCGTCCACGAAGGCCGAGATCGGTGACCACGACGAGAACATCTCGTTCGAGCGTTGCTGCGAGATCGTGGGCGAGGACATCGCCACGCAGATTCGTGACCTTTCCCTCAAGATCTACAAGGCCGCTGCCGAGTACGCCGCGACCCGTGGCATCATCATTGCCGACACCAAGTTCGAGTTTGGTGTTATTGATGGCAAGGTCACGCTGATCGACGAGTGCCTCACGCCCGACTCCAGCCGTTTCTGGCCTGCTGCCAGCTACGAGGAGGGCAAGATCCAGCCTAGCTACGACAAGCAATTCGTCCGCAATTGGCTCAAGGCCAACTGGGATATGACGGGGGAGACCCCGCACCTGCCCGCCGAGGTCATCGATGGCACGTCCGAGCGCTATCGCGAGGCCTTCCAGATCATCACGGGCTCCCAGTTCACAAGCATGAAGGAGAACGCATAA
- a CDS encoding sensor histidine kinase: MTPARFEIGQKHKQESEAGSKASWNTPRSDSRPTMSYPSRMALAFALTSLMTVLVLVGVVSVVWGTVFSDYTRSNIVEIANSAAEKLATSYEENGSWTAGELRTVATSSLVSDDLGMQVVNKKGVIVYDDSWPSASATADIRENQATTDDTSGKRASHSPVSSAPTDSDSVANVEIVTSSGEHVGQVKLWAIGSDALLTKADSAFREKTFNAMALAAVVAICISVVIGSLVSRMLTKPIHRITSTAKQIRDGDLSARTGLRGDDEIDQLGETFDEMATSLEKDMKHEKRLTSDVAHELRTPLMAMLATVEAMQDGVYPTDDEHLETVASETRRLARLVQQMLDLSRMENSTAPLNLEPVDMVPFVRSIVNAQERLFVDRDLRLRFADETQGHDDVVEADPDMITQCVINLMSNAMRYTPEGGWVVVSVLSDRKHVSIAVSDTGIGIAKDDLSRIFGRFWRADASRAREAGGLGVGLAVTKQIVERHHGYISVESELGKGTTFTIHLPREHTADAASTTMEH, from the coding sequence GGCACTTGCTTTTGCTCTGACATCGCTCATGACGGTATTGGTGCTGGTGGGCGTTGTCTCTGTTGTGTGGGGCACGGTCTTTTCGGATTACACACGCTCCAATATCGTCGAAATCGCAAATTCCGCTGCCGAGAAGTTGGCAACCTCATATGAGGAAAACGGCTCTTGGACCGCGGGAGAACTGCGCACGGTCGCAACGTCGAGTTTGGTTTCCGACGATCTGGGCATGCAGGTCGTCAATAAAAAGGGCGTGATCGTTTATGACGATTCCTGGCCCTCGGCAAGCGCCACCGCCGATATACGCGAAAACCAGGCTACGACCGACGACACGAGCGGCAAGAGGGCATCGCATAGCCCGGTCTCGTCTGCTCCAACCGACTCCGATAGCGTTGCTAACGTCGAGATTGTAACGTCTTCCGGCGAGCATGTCGGACAGGTAAAGCTGTGGGCCATCGGCTCCGACGCTCTGCTCACCAAGGCGGACTCTGCGTTTAGGGAGAAGACCTTTAACGCCATGGCCCTCGCCGCGGTTGTTGCAATCTGCATTTCGGTCGTTATCGGATCGCTCGTGTCGCGCATGCTCACCAAGCCGATTCATCGCATCACCAGTACCGCAAAGCAAATCCGTGACGGCGACCTGTCGGCTCGCACGGGACTGCGCGGTGATGACGAGATCGATCAGCTGGGTGAGACCTTCGATGAGATGGCCACTTCGCTCGAGAAGGATATGAAACACGAGAAGCGCCTGACCTCAGACGTTGCACACGAGCTTCGCACGCCGCTTATGGCCATGCTCGCAACGGTCGAGGCCATGCAGGATGGCGTGTATCCCACCGACGATGAGCATTTGGAAACCGTTGCTTCCGAGACGCGTCGCCTGGCTCGTCTGGTGCAGCAGATGCTCGACCTGTCGCGCATGGAAAACAGCACGGCTCCGCTCAACCTTGAGCCGGTGGACATGGTTCCTTTCGTGCGTTCCATCGTTAATGCCCAGGAGCGCCTGTTTGTCGACCGCGATCTGCGCCTGCGTTTTGCGGACGAGACCCAGGGTCACGACGATGTCGTCGAGGCCGATCCCGACATGATCACGCAATGTGTTATCAACCTCATGAGCAACGCCATGCGCTACACCCCCGAGGGCGGTTGGGTCGTGGTGTCGGTGCTCAGTGACCGCAAGCACGTCAGCATTGCCGTTTCTGATACCGGCATCGGTATTGCCAAGGACGATTTGTCGCGCATCTTCGGGCGGTTTTGGCGCGCCGATGCCAGCCGCGCCCGCGAAGCTGGCGGCCTGGGCGTTGGCCTCGCCGTGACCAAGCAGATCGTCGAGCGTCACCATGGCTACATATCCGTGGAGTCGGAGCTTGGAAAGGGTACGACTTTTACAATTCATCTGCCCCGCGAGCACACGGCAGACGCGGCATCTACTACAATGGAGCACTAG